Genomic DNA from Pseudomonas helmanticensis:
TGCCGTCAGCCTTGAGCCGTTGCAACGCCTCGAACAGCGCCTCGCCATCGGCTGGATGCAAACCGGCGGAAGGTTCGTCGAGTACATAGATCACGCCAAACAGTTGCGAACCCAATTGCGTGGCCAGCCGCAGCCGTTGCAACTCACCGGACGACAGCGTCGGCGTGCTGCGCTCCAGCGCCAGATAGCCGAGGCCGAGATCGGTCAGCGTGCTGACGCGCTCGAGCAGATCCTCGGCAATGCGCTGCGCCGCCAGGCGTTTTTCCAGCGACAGGTTGGGCGTGTGCCGCACGTCCGGGGCACTGGCGTGGCCACTGGCGCCATGGGCCAAGCGCTGCTGGCGGGCTTCGCGGGTTTGCGCGTGGCTCAGGGTTTCCCCGCTTTCTTCGGCATGCTCCAGGTAACTTTGCGCCGCTACCGGTTTCAACACTTCAGCCACTTGCAGCAACGGCATCTGCGACAACTCGCCAATGTCGTAGCCGGCGAACGTCACTGACAACGCTTCGGGCTTCAGGCGCTTGCCATCGCACAACGGGCACGGGCTGCCGAGCATGAACTGCGAGACGCGCTTCTTCATCAGCGCACTTTGCGAATGGCTGAAGGTGTGCAGGATGTAGCGCCGGGCGCCGCTGAAGGTGCCCTGATAGCTCGGCTCCAGCTTGCGTTTGAGCGCCTCGCGGGTTTCTTCCGGGGTCAGCCCGGCATACACCGGCACGGTCGGGGTTTCTTCGGTGAAGAGAATCCAGTCGCGCTGCTTTTTCGGCAGTTTCTTCCACGGGATGTCGACGTCAATGCCCATGGTCACGAGGATGTCGCGCAGGTTCTGGCCCTGCCAGGCCAGCGGCCAGGAGGCGACGGCGCGCTGACGGATGGTCAGGTTCGGATCCGGCACCATCAGCGCTTCGGTGACTTCGTAAACCCGACCCAGGCCATGACATTGCGGGCAGGCGCCTTGTGGCGTGTTCGGCGAAAAGTCCTCGGCGTACAGCATCGGCTGCCCCGGCGGGTAACTGCCGGCGCGGGAATAGAGCATGCGGATCAGGCTCGACAAGGTAGTAACGCTGCCTACTGATGAGCGCGTGCTCGGCGTGCCACGCTGTTGTTGCAGGGCCACGGCGGGTGGCAAGCCTTCAATGGAGTCGACATCCGGCACTCCGACCTGATCGATCAGGCGCCTGGCATACGGCGCTACTGATTCGAAATAACGCCTTTGCGCTTCGGCATACAAGGTGGAAAACGCCAGCGAGGATTTGCCCGAACCGGACACCCCGGTGAACACCACCAGCGCATCGCGGGGGATGTCGACGTCGACATTCTTCAGGTTGTGTTCACGCGCGCCCCGGACCCGGACCATGCCGGCGGGCGCTTTGGAATTACGCTTGGAAGTCATTGGCGGGCCTTGATCAAAAAACTGAAATCGAGCACCAAACCTGTGGCGAGGGAGCTTGCTCCCGCTGGGCTGCGAAGCGGCCCCAGACTTGACTGTTGGAGTGAGGTGTCGGGTTTTACGACCGCTGCGCAGCCGAGCG
This window encodes:
- a CDS encoding excinuclease ABC subunit UvrA, giving the protein MTSKRNSKAPAGMVRVRGAREHNLKNVDVDIPRDALVVFTGVSGSGKSSLAFSTLYAEAQRRYFESVAPYARRLIDQVGVPDVDSIEGLPPAVALQQQRGTPSTRSSVGSVTTLSSLIRMLYSRAGSYPPGQPMLYAEDFSPNTPQGACPQCHGLGRVYEVTEALMVPDPNLTIRQRAVASWPLAWQGQNLRDILVTMGIDVDIPWKKLPKKQRDWILFTEETPTVPVYAGLTPEETREALKRKLEPSYQGTFSGARRYILHTFSHSQSALMKKRVSQFMLGSPCPLCDGKRLKPEALSVTFAGYDIGELSQMPLLQVAEVLKPVAAQSYLEHAEESGETLSHAQTREARQQRLAHGASGHASAPDVRHTPNLSLEKRLAAQRIAEDLLERVSTLTDLGLGYLALERSTPTLSSGELQRLRLATQLGSQLFGVIYVLDEPSAGLHPADGEALFEALQRLKADGNTLFVVEHDLETMRRADWLIDVGPAAGEKGGQVLYSGPPAGLAGIDASQTRAYLFAETSRQKRTARQPTAWLKLDGITRNNLNNLSAEFPLGCFTSVTGVSGSGKSSLVSQALLELVGAQLGRPTVEAEPEELSLEDDAPQVSSGQVTAGLESIKRLVQVDQKPIGRTPRSNLATYTGLFDNVRKLFAATPEARAAGYDAGQFSFNVAKGRCATCEGEGFVSVELLFMPSVYAPCPTCHGARYNPQTLAILWDGLSIAQVLQLTVDEAVPVFAEQAGIRRSLEVLRDIGLGYLRLGQPATELSGGEAQRIKLATELQRNQRGATLYVLDEPTTGLHPRDVDRLLEQLDTLVTAGHTVIVVEHEMRVVAQSDWVIDIGPGAGDQGGRIVVAGTPQKVAASKKSKTAPFLARALR